One Aegilops tauschii subsp. strangulata cultivar AL8/78 chromosome 7, Aet v6.0, whole genome shotgun sequence genomic window carries:
- the LOC141027222 gene encoding uncharacterized protein codes for MAFADEYKDVEAHGNTKLHIIHTNDKKQMAITLPQYERHLSLQRHKIVGIDLKYNNEPEATQKPALCQLSIGKKHTVLLFQVSAAERCTVFDNFLADRRYTFAGFSIDGDKTRLERVNLEVANFIDIQKEWRVPEATKELDSLGDASGMLNDDYYNNMKKKITDDEHKRWATLPLSMRHIEYATKDAYAAYEIWNRITLTQDGLRRAKLEKEAPKKSVRSS; via the coding sequence ATGGCGTTCGCCGACGAGTACAAGGACGTGGAGGCCCACGGCAACACCAAGTTGCACATCATCCACACCAACGACAAGAAGCAGATGGCGATCACCCTCCCGCAGTACGAGCGCCACCTCAGCCTTCAGCGCCACAAGATCGTCGGCATTGATCTCAAGTACAACAACGAGCCTGAAGCGACGCAGAAACCCGCCCTCTGCCAACTCTCCATCGGCAAGAAACACACGGTGCTGCTCTTCCAAGTTAGCGCCGCTGAAAGGTGCACCGTCTTCGACAACTTCCTCGCCGACCGCAGGTACACCTTTGCAGGCTTCTCCATCGACGGCGACAAAACCAGGCTAGAGCGTGTCAATCTGGAGGTCGCCAACTTCATCGACATCCAGAAGGAGTGGAGGGTGCCCGAGGCAACCAAGGAGTTGGACTCCCTTGGAGACGCCTCCGGCATGCTCAACGACGACTACTACaacaacatgaagaagaagatcacCGACGACGAGCACAAGCGTTGGGCCACCCTGCCTCTGTCCATGAGGCACATCGAGTACGCGACAAAGGACGCCTATGCAGCGTACGAGATATGGAACCGCATCACCCTCACCCAGGACGGGCTTCGCCGTGCAAAGCTGGAGAAGGAGGCCCCCAAGAAGAGCGTCAGGAGCAGCTAG